Proteins co-encoded in one Gossypium arboreum isolate Shixiya-1 chromosome 11, ASM2569848v2, whole genome shotgun sequence genomic window:
- the LOC108471549 gene encoding cytosolic sulfotransferase 15-like, with amino-acid sequence MDTAEISKAKMVSKSRDVESSWDDDFKKLVQTFPKEKGWLGSDLYFYQGFWYTSRILKDFISFQKHFQAFNSDIIIATTPKCGTTWLKALTISTLYRNQFPWDENPLLTFGPHQLVHFFEYDLYLNNPSPDLQNVCVYQPRLLSTHAPYASLPTSIKDSGCKIVYICRNPMDTFIALWHFAAKLQDKNRESLSLDEAFDKFYHGISTHGPFFDHVLGYWKASQEKPNKILFLKFEDLKEDTGSHLRNLAMFLGVPFTDDEEKQGIIEKIAKICSFENLKE; translated from the coding sequence ATGGATACTGCAGAAATCTCCAAAGCCAAAATGGTTTCAAAATCCCGTGATGTGGAGTCCTCTTGGGATGATGATTTCAAAAAACTGGTGCAAACCTTCCCCAAAGAAAAAGGCTGGCTAGGATCCGATCTTTATTTCTATCAAGGTTTTTGGTACACCTCTCGTATTctaaaagattttatttctttCCAAAAACATTTTCAAGCATTTAATTCTGATATCATCATTGCCACTACCCCAAAATGTGGTACTACTTGGCTCAAGGCCTTGACTATCTCCACTTTGTACCGCAATCAGTTCCCATGGGATGAAAATCCATTGCTCACCTTTGGCCCTCACCAACTTGTTCATTTCTTCGAGTATGATCTTTACTTGAACAACCCTTCTCCTGATCTTCAAAATGTTTGTGTTTATCAGCCAAGGCTTCTTTCCACCCACGCCCCTTATGCTTCTTTGCCAACTTCCATTAAGGATTCCGGCTGTAAGATTGTTTACATATGTAGAAATCCCATGGATACGTTCATTGCTCTTTGGCATTTCGCTGCCAAGCTCCAAGACAAAAACCGAGAGTCACTATCACTAGATGAAGCTTTTGACAAGTTCTACCATGGAATCTCTACGCATGGACCATTTTTTGATCATGTATTGGGATATTGGAAGGCAAGCCAAGAAAAACCCAACAAAATATTGTTTTTGAAATTTGAAGATCTTAAGGAAGATACCGGTTCCCATTTGAGAAACTTGGCCATGTTCTTAGGAGTTCCTTTCACAGATGATGAAGAGAAACAAGGAATTATTGAAAAAATAGCGAAAATTTGTAGCTTTGAGAACTTGAAAGAATAG